The Dehalogenimonas lykanthroporepellens BL-DC-9 genome includes a window with the following:
- a CDS encoding DNA binding domain protein, excisionase family (TIGRFAM: DNA binding domain protein, excisionase family~KEGG: pap:PSPA7_3695 putative helicase) — MCRRVTANFSGRGSAGNFLEVAEIWLESRSAIRYLVLSCFIIGLRKAVTDMEPQDKWLTIEELSGYLKMSRSKLYQMAQKGELLGSKIGTQWRFDRDEIDDWVKSKRPAADKKSTGETK; from the coding sequence ATGTGTCGGAGGGTGACGGCGAATTTCAGCGGGCGGGGTTCAGCCGGAAATTTCCTGGAAGTTGCCGAGATTTGGCTTGAAAGTCGATCTGCTATTCGTTATCTTGTGTTATCATGTTTTATTATTGGGCTCAGAAAAGCGGTGACTGACATGGAACCTCAAGACAAATGGCTGACCATCGAGGAGCTTTCCGGCTATCTGAAGATGAGCCGCAGCAAGCTCTATCAGATGGCCCAGAAAGGCGAGCTGCTCGGTTCCAAGATCGGAACACAGTGGCGGTTCGACCGGGATGAGATCGACGATTGGGTGAAAAGCAAGCGGCCTGCGGCGGATAAAAAATCCACGGGGGAAACAAAATGA